From the Shewanella amazonensis SB2B genome, one window contains:
- the pspB gene encoding envelope stress response membrane protein PspB codes for MDMDVLMAPIIIFMVIVAPIWLVLHYRSKRQVSQGLTDEEFKQLHELIALADKMDQRIETLEAILDAESPEWRNKHEHA; via the coding sequence ATGGATATGGATGTATTGATGGCGCCCATTATTATTTTCATGGTGATAGTGGCACCCATATGGCTGGTTCTGCATTACCGCAGCAAGCGGCAGGTGAGCCAGGGACTTACCGACGAAGAGTTCAAACAGCTTCACGAACTCATCGCCCTGGCTGACAAGATGGATCAGCGTATCGAGACTCTGGAAGCCATTCTGGACGCCGAGTCTCCTGAGTGGAGGAACAAGCATGAGCACGCGTGA
- a CDS encoding ABC transporter permease subunit — protein MPQIKIYQEDDIPSPMRRLWQAFASNPFALAGLWVIIGLLFFTLFGPWLAPFSPEAQNPKALLLPPSWDPAGTVEHFLGTDDLGRDIFSRILHGVQLTFGMSLAVVITALLLGFVIGAISGMMKGLKSSILGHLLDALLSIPSLLMAILVVAVLGPGLGNVFWAVGIALTPQFVRAIHQAIHEELQKEYVTAARLDGANSAQIFWYVIMPNVWEVVIIQTTLAISTAILDIAALGFLNLGAQAPSPEWGAMVFQGLDNLLTAPWTMTIPGLAILFTVLAVNLVGDGLRSALAPIKN, from the coding sequence ATGCCTCAAATTAAGATTTATCAGGAAGACGACATTCCGTCTCCCATGAGGCGGCTATGGCAGGCGTTTGCATCCAACCCCTTCGCCCTGGCGGGGCTTTGGGTCATCATCGGGCTGCTGTTTTTCACCCTGTTTGGCCCCTGGCTGGCGCCCTTCAGTCCGGAAGCACAAAACCCCAAAGCCTTGCTATTGCCACCCTCCTGGGATCCCGCAGGTACGGTGGAACACTTTTTGGGTACCGATGACCTGGGGCGGGATATATTCAGCCGCATCCTTCATGGTGTGCAGCTGACATTCGGCATGTCGTTGGCCGTGGTGATTACCGCGCTGCTGCTTGGCTTTGTCATAGGTGCCATTTCGGGCATGATGAAAGGGCTTAAATCCAGTATTCTCGGTCACCTGCTGGACGCGCTCTTGTCCATTCCATCACTTTTAATGGCCATCCTGGTCGTCGCTGTACTGGGGCCGGGGCTTGGCAACGTATTTTGGGCTGTGGGTATTGCCCTCACCCCACAATTTGTGCGCGCCATTCATCAGGCCATCCATGAAGAACTGCAAAAAGAATATGTCACTGCTGCTCGCCTCGATGGCGCCAACAGTGCCCAGATTTTCTGGTACGTGATCATGCCGAACGTCTGGGAAGTGGTCATTATTCAAACCACGCTCGCCATTTCCACCGCGATTCTGGATATAGCCGCTTTGGGCTTTCTTAATCTGGGAGCTCAGGCGCCCAGCCCCGAGTGGGGTGCCATGGTATTTCAGGGCTTGGATAACCTGCTTACCGCCCCCTGGACCATGACCATTCCCGGGCTCGCGATACTCTTTACCGTGCTTGCCGTTAATTTGGTGGGCGATGGATTACGCTCGGCCCTTGCGCCGATAAAGAACTGA
- the pspF gene encoding phage shock protein operon transcriptional activator, with translation MPNAFKQDNLIGQSNALLEVLEHVSRIAPLSKPVLIIGERGTGKELIAERLHYLSQRWDQSFLKLNCSSLSENLLESELFGHESGAFTGAKGRHEGRFERADGGTLFLDELANTSGLIQEKLLRVIEYGEYERVGGSKTLQADVRLICAANEDLPSLAEAGEFRADLLDRLAFDVITLPPLRSRKEDIMPLAEYFGVGMARQLKLEYFPGFAPHAIEQLLSHQWPGNIRELKNVIERSVYRSGADGEPIEHIVLDPFDSPWRPKGRIKTRERQVQPALAPEPKSEPTFATTAAVSECAPTPSFPLDLKEHLEAVEKDLIQQALAASQFNQKKSADMLGLSYHQLRGILKKYNLLDKA, from the coding sequence GTGCCCAACGCATTTAAACAGGATAACCTCATAGGACAGTCCAATGCACTACTGGAAGTGCTTGAACATGTCTCACGAATCGCCCCCCTCTCCAAGCCTGTGCTGATTATTGGGGAACGAGGTACCGGCAAGGAACTGATCGCCGAGCGTCTGCACTATCTATCCCAGCGCTGGGATCAGAGCTTTCTTAAACTAAATTGTTCATCTTTGAGCGAAAATCTACTCGAAAGTGAACTCTTTGGCCATGAATCCGGTGCCTTTACCGGCGCCAAGGGGCGTCACGAAGGCCGCTTCGAGCGTGCCGATGGCGGCACCCTGTTTTTGGATGAGCTGGCCAACACCTCAGGGCTTATCCAGGAAAAGCTGCTCAGAGTTATCGAATATGGCGAGTATGAACGGGTCGGCGGCAGTAAAACGCTGCAAGCCGATGTCCGACTGATCTGCGCCGCCAACGAAGACTTACCCTCACTGGCTGAAGCGGGCGAGTTTCGCGCCGACCTGCTCGACAGACTCGCCTTTGACGTCATCACCCTTCCGCCCCTGAGAAGCCGTAAAGAAGATATCATGCCGCTGGCTGAATATTTCGGTGTTGGCATGGCGCGGCAACTGAAACTCGAATACTTTCCGGGGTTTGCCCCACACGCCATTGAGCAGCTGCTGAGCCATCAGTGGCCCGGTAACATCCGGGAGCTCAAGAACGTCATAGAACGCTCTGTGTATCGCAGCGGTGCCGATGGCGAGCCCATTGAACACATAGTGCTTGACCCCTTCGATTCCCCATGGCGGCCAAAAGGCCGGATTAAAACCCGTGAGCGCCAGGTTCAGCCAGCGCTGGCGCCGGAGCCAAAGTCTGAGCCCACATTCGCAACAACTGCTGCAGTCAGTGAATGTGCGCCAACACCAAGCTTTCCGCTGGATTTGAAAGAACACCTGGAGGCCGTAGAAAAAGACCTCATCCAACAGGCGCTGGCAGCAAGTCAGTTCAATCAAAAAAAATCGGCGGACATGTTGGGGCTCAGCTATCACCAGCTGCGCGGGATCCTGAAGAAATACAATTTACTGGATAAGGCATAA
- a CDS encoding ABC transporter substrate-binding protein, which yields MNALTTRLYRFALLPLLGGWLAACGHQQLPPGVVYCSEGNPESFNPQTVTSGTTIDATSQQIYSRLVDYDAEEGKIVPALAERWSISDDGLEYRFVLRQGVQFHHSAKFTPSRPMNADDVLFSFQRILDDEHPFHWVSRSGYPFFQSIDFANQVASVTKAGDNEVVFKLNHTDASFLSNLATDFAVILSAEYAAQQLRAGTPEQLDIQAIGTGPFRLVEYVKNEYIRYRRHEDYWGKAPEIDMLVYDITSKSTVRLSKLITGDCSVSALPKAGELDLIEAHPELTLESKPGLNVAFWAFNTQKAPFNDVRVRKALSLAIDKRNILAAVYQDTAVEAQSLLPPSSWAYARDYELDIDYSPSRAMTLLADAGIRNLSIDIWAMPVARAYNPNALKTAELIQADLANIGVKANIISYDWSVFTQKLNQSDYDSVLIGWNADNSDPDNFFSPLLSCASMASGSNRSRWCNPAFDQLLSKARSTTDRLERTALYQEAQATVAKELPLFAFAHAKRSLVHRNNIQHMPVTPFGGIAFADIQPATEEKN from the coding sequence ATGAATGCGCTGACAACCCGGCTTTATCGGTTTGCACTGCTGCCCCTTCTCGGTGGTTGGCTCGCGGCCTGTGGCCATCAGCAATTGCCACCTGGGGTGGTTTACTGCTCCGAAGGTAACCCTGAATCATTCAATCCCCAGACAGTGACATCCGGCACCACCATAGATGCCACATCCCAGCAGATATACAGCCGCTTGGTGGATTACGACGCCGAAGAAGGCAAGATAGTACCTGCACTGGCCGAACGTTGGAGCATCAGCGATGACGGCTTGGAGTATCGTTTCGTATTGCGCCAGGGCGTACAGTTTCATCATTCTGCCAAGTTCACCCCCAGTCGCCCAATGAATGCCGACGATGTACTGTTTTCATTCCAGCGCATTCTCGATGATGAACATCCCTTTCACTGGGTTTCCCGCAGCGGCTATCCGTTTTTCCAAAGCATCGATTTCGCCAATCAGGTTGCCTCGGTAACCAAGGCTGGCGATAACGAGGTGGTGTTTAAACTCAATCACACTGATGCGTCGTTTTTATCGAATCTTGCCACGGACTTTGCCGTTATCCTGTCAGCCGAATACGCAGCCCAGCAACTGAGGGCCGGCACCCCCGAACAGCTCGACATCCAGGCAATAGGCACTGGACCGTTCCGGTTGGTGGAGTATGTGAAGAACGAATATATTCGCTACCGTCGCCACGAAGACTATTGGGGGAAGGCACCTGAAATAGACATGCTGGTGTACGACATCACCTCCAAGAGCACTGTGCGCTTATCAAAGCTCATCACGGGTGACTGCAGCGTGTCCGCCCTGCCCAAAGCCGGTGAGCTTGATTTGATTGAGGCGCATCCTGAGCTTACGTTGGAGTCCAAGCCTGGCCTCAATGTGGCCTTTTGGGCATTCAATACTCAAAAAGCGCCATTCAATGATGTGCGGGTACGCAAAGCCCTGTCACTGGCCATAGATAAGCGCAACATTCTTGCGGCCGTATACCAGGATACCGCTGTCGAGGCGCAAAGCCTGCTGCCGCCCTCCTCCTGGGCGTATGCCAGGGATTATGAACTCGACATTGACTATTCGCCTTCCAGAGCCATGACCCTGCTGGCCGATGCCGGCATTCGGAACCTCAGCATTGACATCTGGGCCATGCCGGTAGCCAGGGCATACAACCCCAATGCCCTGAAAACAGCAGAACTTATTCAGGCCGATTTGGCCAACATCGGGGTAAAGGCCAATATCATCAGCTATGACTGGTCGGTGTTTACCCAGAAATTGAATCAGAGCGATTATGACTCTGTGCTTATCGGCTGGAATGCCGACAACAGCGACCCTGACAACTTTTTCAGCCCACTATTGAGCTGCGCCTCCATGGCATCGGGAAGTAACCGTTCACGTTGGTGTAACCCCGCATTTGACCAGCTGCTGTCCAAAGCCCGTTCGACCACCGACAGATTGGAGCGCACCGCCCTCTATCAAGAGGCTCAGGCCACAGTTGCCAAGGAATTGCCCCTGTTTGCCTTCGCACACGCCAAGCGCTCGCTGGTGCACCGCAACAATATTCAGCATATGCCGGTAACGCCCTTTGGCGGTATTGCCTTCGCCGACATCCAGCCTGCAACGGAGGAGAAGAACTGA
- a CDS encoding ABC transporter permease: MGIYLIRRLNLFIATSILMVSILFLATSQFPTDRVYALTGIDNPSGEQALQIIEDYQLDKSEFRQYIAYVQQRLTGNLGISTTSQQSVAKELATVLPTSFELACFSGLLALLLGIPLGVLASLNQHKLTQHAIMAITLTGYSVPVFWLGLSLSLWFGVRLGWLPISGQINLLYEIKPVTGFMLIDTLLSDSSYRISAFKDALAHIVLPAVTLAVLPFTVVVRITRAAMVNVMNQTYIRAAEARGLHTGMIILKHALPNALIPVLKHLGLMLGAFASYAIVVEVIFSWPGVGSWLVSGIYQRDYTVIQGGILAVALLIIFLSILIEVIHTASNPLSRKELYASN; encoded by the coding sequence ATGGGTATTTACCTTATCCGCAGACTGAACCTCTTTATCGCGACCTCCATATTGATGGTGAGCATTCTGTTTCTGGCAACCAGCCAGTTTCCAACGGACAGGGTGTATGCCCTGACAGGCATCGACAATCCCTCCGGCGAACAGGCGCTGCAGATTATCGAAGATTATCAGTTGGATAAATCGGAGTTCCGCCAATATATCGCCTATGTTCAGCAGCGGCTTACCGGCAACCTGGGCATTTCCACCACCTCTCAACAAAGTGTGGCAAAAGAGCTGGCCACTGTGCTGCCGACATCTTTTGAGCTGGCGTGTTTTTCAGGCTTGCTGGCGCTGCTCCTTGGGATCCCACTCGGGGTTTTGGCCTCCCTTAACCAACATAAATTGACTCAACATGCCATCATGGCCATTACCCTCACCGGCTACTCCGTGCCTGTGTTCTGGCTTGGCTTATCCTTGTCGCTGTGGTTTGGCGTGCGTCTGGGATGGCTACCCATCTCAGGCCAGATTAACCTGCTTTACGAAATCAAACCCGTCACTGGCTTTATGCTGATAGACACCCTGCTGTCAGATTCAAGCTACCGTATTTCAGCATTCAAGGATGCGCTGGCGCACATTGTCTTGCCGGCAGTCACTCTGGCGGTATTGCCCTTTACCGTGGTGGTGCGTATTACCCGCGCTGCCATGGTCAACGTGATGAATCAAACCTATATCCGTGCCGCCGAGGCACGTGGGCTGCACACGGGCATGATCATCCTGAAACATGCGCTCCCCAATGCCCTCATCCCGGTGCTGAAACACCTAGGCCTGATGCTCGGAGCATTCGCCAGTTATGCCATTGTGGTGGAAGTTATTTTCTCCTGGCCCGGAGTGGGCTCCTGGCTGGTGTCAGGTATCTATCAGCGTGATTACACCGTCATTCAGGGCGGAATTCTGGCGGTTGCCCTGCTCATTATTTTCCTGAGCATCCTGATTGAAGTGATACACACAGCCTCCAACCCGCTGAGCAGGAAAGAACTTTATGCCTCAAATTAA
- the pspA gene encoding phage shock protein PspA, translating into MGIFSRFADIINSNISALLDKAEDPEKMVRLIIQEMEDTLVEVRSTSAKVLAEKKDILRRIARVDAQVQDWEEKAELAISKEREDLARAALVEKQKASTLADTLQRELEVVEDHILRLKEEVTQLQEKLADAKARQKTIIMRKQTASSRLEVKKQLDSSKIDNAMLKFEQYEQRVESLEAQVESYDLANKSSLNDEFAALQAEDSVNAELEALKAKMKGKTKEKAGK; encoded by the coding sequence ATGGGTATTTTCTCTCGTTTCGCGGACATCATTAACTCCAACATCAGTGCCTTGCTGGACAAGGCAGAAGATCCGGAAAAAATGGTTCGCCTTATCATTCAGGAAATGGAAGACACCCTGGTGGAAGTGCGCTCTACCTCAGCCAAGGTGCTGGCCGAAAAGAAAGACATCCTTCGCCGCATCGCCCGAGTTGATGCTCAGGTTCAGGATTGGGAAGAGAAAGCCGAGCTGGCCATCTCCAAAGAGCGTGAAGATCTGGCCCGTGCTGCCCTGGTAGAAAAGCAAAAAGCCTCTACCCTGGCCGATACTCTGCAGCGCGAGCTCGAAGTGGTCGAAGATCATATCCTGCGCCTGAAAGAAGAAGTAACTCAGCTTCAGGAAAAACTGGCCGATGCCAAGGCACGCCAGAAGACCATCATCATGCGCAAGCAGACTGCTTCCAGCCGTCTTGAGGTAAAAAAGCAGCTGGATTCCAGTAAAATAGACAATGCCATGCTGAAGTTCGAGCAGTATGAACAACGTGTCGAGAGCCTGGAAGCTCAGGTGGAGTCATACGATCTGGCCAACAAATCCAGTCTGAACGACGAGTTTGCCGCTCTGCAGGCCGAAGATTCAGTGAATGCCGAGCTGGAAGCCCTGAAGGCGAAAATGAAGGGCAAGACCAAAGAAAAAGCTGGCAAGTAA